The Nostoc sp. UHCC 0926 nucleotide sequence CTGGTAGTTTAAAAAACTGCGGTCGTGTGGCGAGGGAATTAACTCTTTGTTGATAGTCACTATCCGTTTCAATAATTCCCCCGAATTTCTTGGTCATGCTCTCCAAAGTTTTGGCAGGGATGGAGCTATCAACCAAGTTAAATACCGCTAGACCTTTTTTAGTTTCCCTGATAACATCTTCTGTTGGTACTTGCTGACATTCAACTTTTTGAGCAGTTAACCATTTAGTCACAGTATCAGCTTTCTGGTTGTCAACAGCCAAGCTCATGACTCCAAGTTTTTTGTTTTCTTGGGTAGAAAATAAGAAAGTAGGACGCTCTTTAATATGATGTAGAATTTTCGCACTACTCTCAATCATCTCCTGTTGTTGGCGGTTAACCGATTGAGTCCCAAAAACTTGGAATTCCTTTGTCCACTTCTGGGGATATTCAACGGTATTAGGGTCAATTTGAGCGCAAATAACAGAAAAATTACTTTGAATAATAGCGGGTGCGGGTGTAAGTTGTCCGGTTTTGAGTAGTCCAAGCTGTCTGAGCGCGTCTTTGTCTTTTTTGAAGTGCAATGCTCCCAAAGGTTCACCATTCAAAAACACAGCATCTCTAGGTTTGGAAGCTGAGGTTTCGATAGTCAGTTTTCGGTAATCTTGATCGTTGAATGTCTGACCAGAAAAATCATAAAAGTTAATTTTATTAATTTTAAGTAAATTGCTATTGGGAGATTCACCCAGGACAAACGCCTGATCTCCAGTTTCGGAGATAGACGTGAGTTTCAACTTTAAGGGATTACCGTTTTTGAGATAATCAACAGCTTTTAACTGAAGAAGCGAATCACTGTCTAACTCACCCAAAGTTTTGCCATCAAGTTTGATTTTTACTGTTTTGTCAGTCACCGGCACAGTGCCAAATTCCAAGTTGACCGGTTCGGCGTTAAAAACAAGTCCTGCATAAGAGAAGTTCTTGAGTTCACGGATAGTAATTTCAACCGCCTCAAACCCTGGCAGTCCAATAGTTGCTTTGGCAGTAGCAGGTTCTACCCCAACCATACTCGCTTGCGCTTTTGTACCAATGGGAAGCTGTGCGGTTCTGGTTTCAAGCATGGCGAATTCTTTATATTCGCCGTCAGTATCCTGTACAAATAACAATCTGGAAACGTGGCGTTCATGTCCGACTGGGTGGTGGCTAGCCCTAATTTCTATCGGGTGCAAATCATCCTTGTTCCAGTCTCGACCCAAAAATTGATTCGCTTCATTCAAAAGTGTGACTAATTTCGGTTCGGTAAATTGCAATTCATCCAGGCGGGATATAATCTCAGTTGGGAAAGCAGCGAAGGCGAAATTGGATACTTTTTTGGCGCAAGCCTGGGGGTTTGCGTTTTCTTTCCTTGCAACTTCAAGTTCATCCTGGCGGGATGCACAGATGTTCCAAGCGGCGGCAGAGGATGCAAGTTTTTCTGACTCTAGGATCTTCGCATAAAATGCGAGAGCCGCATCATTTGCCAAGGCAAAAAGTAGTTTAGTTTGGCTTCTAGTAAGTTCTGGTTTTAGTTCTAGGAGTTTAGCTCCCTGCATGGTCATCCCCGTCTTGAGGTTGTGGTCAGTCACAGATTGTTGGCTAACTGTTCCCAGTTTATGGTAAGCGGGTTTCCTATCCTCCCCAATCTCACCATCTATCTGTGCAACTGCTAATAATCGGTGAGGGCGTTCTTTACTTCTGAATTTTTCTGGAATTTCATCTAAGCGAATGTTCAGCGTCTGGGCTTTCCAGATTAGGGGATGCCCGTAACGGGTGAGATTGGTAATTTCGAGTTTCGCCCCCTGTGGAGTTTGCACTATTGCGGATGGACCTTTCTCGGTTTCACGCCGTTGGGACATCCGAACCGCAGCGTTGAATTTCAGATCAAACTCGTATTTGGCGGCAACTGCTGCAAATTTTTGCTGTGGTGTAAATTCTACTCCTTTGAATAAGTCTTTAAACTGGACAATGGGACGCGATTCTAACTGTGATTCTTGGAAATATTTATTGGTTTGGCTAATTAATAATTCTACTGGTGAGTAACCTTTTGGTGTTATCCCTGTGTTTAAATAAGCTGACGAAGATTTCTTATCTTTAATATAATTAACATCACGATACAAGTAGCGGCTGTTTTCCCTGATTAAATCCATCTCAGGTTTTTTAGCACTTTTGAATAAATCAACCGCTATTTGGTTTTGATAACATCCCTCACCAATCATTTCTCGGTACATCAGGCGGTTAACATCCATCGCCTGCTGAATAATCTCTGGAGTTCTGTTGGGATTCTCTTAAGGTTAGCAAGTCATAAAGTTGTGTTGAAATCTGCCCATAACAATCGCCAACTAATTTATATGCCAAATCATTCGATAATATCCCTCCATTTTCACCCCTGTTATCAGTAGAATCATCTAGTACCAAAATGTTTAGATTTTCGTGAATCGCATTTTTACAAACCCCAAGGAAGATGGAACCATAAGCACCCCGGTCTTTACTATCTGGACAAATTTTTTGAATCGTTTCTAAACATTCTTTGTCTCCATAAAGTAAACGAGTCTTAGAAGACAGTAATAAAATCTGTCCATCTGGATGATTCTTTAATTCTTCATCGGTGCTGTATTCATCTGAGTGTCCAAATGAAAATTCTTTGTCAGCAAAGTAAAATTCTAGTAAAGTATTACTGAGCTTTTCAGTTAAAATTGATTGAGAGTCAGTTTTGCTATCGTCTATATAGATACAATGAGTTAAACGAGGGTCAAAATGCTTCAATTCCAGAGTCATAAGATTTGAAATTTGATAAACATTAATTAAATTTTTGAGAGGCTTTTATGTCAAGGATTAAGCGTTGGATAAATATGAATAAAAAAGAATTCAACCCAGATGGAAGCTTGAAAAGTGAAGCTCGGCAAGAAATGTTATCCAAAGGTGAAGATCCAGGAGCAATTGATAGTTATGCTCGTAGAGTAAAAGAAGAGTATGACGAGTGGAAGCACCTGGATGAGACTCATCCAGAACCGTGGCCAATCTACACAGCCTACGATTTCTTCACAGAACAAGAAAAAAGGGAATTTAACCCTGATGGTTCTCTCAGACCTGAATATGTAGAATACGCTCAGAAAATTGGTATCAGTGAAAGTGCGTTGGAACAGCTTGAGTGGCGCAAGAAAATCGAGGTTGATGATTACAACAAAGTGTCTGCTAAATACGCAGAAAAGGGTATTAATTTTGGTGCATGGCAGATGAGAGGAAGGATTGAAGATAGCAGAACATACATCCAACGTCGTCAGCAGATGGAGCAAGACCTGCGTAACTTTGAGCCGGAAGACAGTTTGCCTTTCGACAAGTACACCTCTTATTAAAGTAGGTGAGTTACGCTGTAACCCCGTTTTTATCCATCAAATACAGTGATTTTACTTGAATATGTGAAAGAAAGCGATCGCCTCACCTTGGGTATGAAAATAAATATTTATAAACTGCCTTTTTACTCCGTTGACTTGAAAGATTTTAGAGATTGCTGATGGAGTATCATAGTCAGTAATCGCAGTGCAGTAAATAAATATACCGCACTGTCACTGTGTTTATCTATGATGTTTTTTACTGTGTGGTGGGGTATTTTTTGATAATTGTTTGCTAAGAGATAATTCCGACGAAGAATTATTAGATATTGATGAAGTAGCTATTTTATACATGGCAAAACAGCAAGAAATAGTAACTAGGGAGATTAAGGTAGCCTGACCAATTATTTTCCACGAGTTGAAAGTCACTTGAGACTGAACTCGCCTAAAGAAAACAGACTCTAACTTTTGCTGAGTCGTGCGATTTTTCAAGTACTCTAAAACTTGCAGACATTCAGATATGTCCTCGCCTTTCTGGACTTTTTGGCACAGCAGAATTTCTAAGCGTTCAATGCGACCTTCTGGAGTTGATAAATTGATATCATCCCAATCGTCCCAAAGTTTAATTTCTTTTAGTTCGTTCATAACTTCATCCCTCTATCAAACTGTTGATGCTGTTCAAAAGATAGGGAAAACCAAAACAGACAGTTTCTCTTTCCCAAAAACTTAATTACTTGCGTCGTTTAGATTTGCTCTTATTACGTTCATACTCAGCAACGATATCCTTTGCTTGTCCCGGAAGAATCACACTTTGATTGTGGAATCGCATTTGATATACCCGATAACAGAGACTTTTGCTATTAGGACAAGACAAGAAAGTTGGTAGATTAATGATTGCCACGGCTGTAGCAGTTGCAGAAATCAAAACGGCAGAGATGAAAAAGAAAATCCCAGAGCGACCCGAACCAATCCACTGACCAAACCAAAATAGGTTAGATTTGAATTTTTCAGAGCGTTGTTTGCGGAGTTTTTTTCGTGACTCCTGGGCTTCAATCCAAGCTTGCAGGTTTTCGAGTTTGTGGGCAGCTAATCGGGTGGCTTTGGCTGAGGAGGCTTTTAGTGCCTGAATCTCAATAGTTTGTCGTTCCTGTTCTAGTCGGAAGTCGAACCATTCTCTGAGTTCGGCGGCAAACTGTTCAAGGGCTGCTGTAGCTGTAGGGTTTGCACCTTCAAAGTAAATTGGGGTTGAGGCTTTCCCACCGCACGAGCTTTAATCATTTCAAGTAAGGAACGCCAATTCTGTTGAGAACTTTCTGAAGCTAGTTCTTGTGCTAAATATTTTAAGTACAAACCTGGAGCAATGGTAGCGTGTTGTCCAGCTTTCTCTCGCAGCATTTCCCCAAAAAGCTGATCGCCAGAATCTTGTATGAGTCGTTCAGTCTCTTCAAGGGTTAGTTGGATATCTGCTGCATCCAAAACACTTGCTCCAAAGTTTGCTGGAATCTCAATTTCTGTTTTTCCCTGATGTCGCAAGTTACAGGCAGCGAGAAAACGCTCGGATTCCTCTGAAGTATATTCATCTTGTTCTTTTAGTCCGCAATCAGCAAAAATGTTTAAAGCTGTAGTCAGGGTAAGCTTAAAGCCGATTTCACGAGCAAGACTTAGTAATTCAGTTATATCTAATGGTTTAGCCGCTTTTTTACCGGACTTTTTCCGACCATTCTTGATTTCAGGTAAAGAATTATCTGGAGTTTCTGACAGCACAACGTCAAGGACTGGTGATAATAGGGCCATCACGTCCTCGTCAGTTCCACCCTGCTCAATTAAGGTGCGACATTCACGAAAACGGTCTGCATCATCCTCTGTATATAACTCTTTTTCAGGTATGCCACTCAAGCGTAAAGTCCGGCTAATTTCTGATGTTGAAAGGTCGTTAAAAAGTTCTTGTGGTTGATACATAATCATGCACTCCTATTTAAAACAATTCGCACTCTTGCTACGCCCGGCTCCGCTGTTTTCATGCCCAAAGGGCTGTACGCAATCACGCTCCGCGAACGAGCGTCATTGCGAATTGTTCGGTCAGTCCTAAAAAGGATTTAACCAGTCAGTTTCCGACTCCAATTCTTCTGGTACGGGAGTTCTGGCTATTTGTAATGGTTCTTTGACTGAAGTCCTGGATATTGGTAATGGTTCTGATTGTATTAGTTGTAGTGGCTGTGATTGATTAGAGGCTACTGCAATCATCGGCGTTCCTTGAGACGGGATTTCTCCCAGCAGTCCCATCAGATATGAAGAGTGTAGTTGAAGGCGGTAAAGACAACCACGAATGTGTTGCTCTAAATCCACAGATTGATCCATAGCTTGATAAGCTAAAGGCAACCAATAGCTGCTAATAGCAATCATCGCCATATCCCTAGCAGGATAAAGAGTGTCCCTAGAGTTTAGATACTTAATCACCATCGCTTCGGAGCTATCAGTCTTAACTCTACTTCGTAAGCGAAACTCAACATCTGAAAACATTTCATTATTCCTTTAATTAAGAAGCACGATGAGTTGAAATGGATGACGTAGCGTGTTGGTAACGAAACAATCCATATACATCAGTGAAACGCAAGCACAAGGCATCTTTTTTAATCGGCAGGTTAAAAGCTAAACGCACATCCTCAGATAATTCTGCTGCCCATGAAATGTCGGTATGAGTAAACAAATTTTTCAACTCCGAGCCTAAATATTCCGACGTTCCACCACCAATAATGACTTGCTCAATATGGGCAGGAATATTAATTTTGAGCCAAGTGGATACTTTTTCCCAGTATTCTTTACGAGATAAGTCAGCCACTTCAATAATTTGTGCTATCTCCTCAACCTTAAAATCAGACTTCTTGCTCCGAGCCAAAGGTTTGCAGTATCTCGGTTTCAATGTCGGGCCTGATAGATGAACAGCCTTTAACAGATCATGTAAGTTTTGCCCTGATGTTCGGCTTTTGATTCTCTCCAGCATCCAGGCTAAACCCAATCCTTCCGTTTTTCCACTTGAGATACCACGCTCAAAGATTACGGCTGATATATCCCGGAAACCTAGCATCACCACAGCAATGTTCACTTTATTAAAATCTGTGCCAAGTTTTTTACTTCGCGTCAATATCAGTCCACCACCTTCGGGCAAGCATTGAAAGCTAATCAGATTGACACAAAATTGCTTCCCTCGAAAGCTAAAGCTAGACAGTGCCTTAGTTAAACCCCTCTCCAATCTCTCTCTATCTTCCCATAAGGCAACAGCAGTCCCAATGATAAATCAAAGTTTGCCTTCAACCCTTCTCTAATCGCTATTGCCCCCACTGCTGCCAAAGTTTTTGGAATCGCGTTCTCATACTTGAGTTCTAAAAAATTGATTCGCGCTTCAAAATACTTTTGTGCCAAAAACCCAACCGCATAATATTCTTCGTTGTACTCTATCCATGCTTCATTCTCTGGATTGGGGCGATTCATTTGCCCAGACTCATATAAATCCAGCGAATCTTTGGAAATCTTAATTAACTCTGGTTTCATACACAGCAATTCTGACTTGTACGAAATCTCCGAGAGAACACGATAAACCATCTTCGTCATTGAAGTTCCCGGATCAAGACTCAACATTAAATCCACAAGAAAAATTCTCCCTGTTTTTGACCCTTTTTTTGTCTATTTAATTGATAATTACTCTCAAGATGAACCACTCGAACCGTGATTATTCCCACATTTACGAAGAAAGATTACAGTTTTGGCACTAATTTTTGACTTTTCATGAATTCGTGCATCTGAGAGAAAATCTCGGCAAAATCTCCAAATTCCCAATTCTTACCAACTACATTCAACATCTCCCAATATCTAAACAATATCTTGACAACATCTTCAAAATCTCCAATTCATTTCTTACCTTTTCAACTATTCAACATCATCTCCTCACCAAATTCTCATTAGCTTAATATTTTCCAACAATTCCTAAGACTTCCCAAGACTTCCTAGTACTTCCCAATACTTCCCAATTTCCTCAAGGATTCTCCCAATTATCTAGTAATTAGCTGAAATAACCACAACCCTTGGAATCCATCTTTTGATGACGCACAGTACGCCATATTTGGCGGAAAGAATGTTAGCTTTTTTTGCTATATTAAATATCAATTACCTATTTGGAAAAAAAGTTGAAGTCCAAGAATCACGAAAATATTTTCAGTCGCCATCAAGCACCACTAAGTTTGATGACGGGGATTGATTTTGACTTCAATACTTATTGCAAGGGTGATTATCTTGCCAACAGAGAAAATAATCAGAATTTCTTGACGAGAGTTTGTTGCACCAACAGATGGAATAGAACAAGGATTAACTTTTGTAAACCCCTTTTTCGAGGTAAGCAATGCTGACAGCTGCTAACGTGTCCTCGGAAATGGCGGTGAACTACTTCGTCAAGAATTACTATCACCAAGGTAAGTCGCTTTGGAGTGGTCAAGGTGCTGAAAAATTGGGTTTGTCAGGGGCAATCGATGACGAAGAAGCTTTTAAAAATATCATTGAGGGGCGATCGCCTGATGGTAAAGAACAGTTAAATGCCAGGGCAGTCAAACCAAAAACGAAGAGAGCAGCATTAGACTGTACATTTTCTGCCCCCAAAAGCGTGAGCTTGATGGCATTGGTAGGTGGGGATACACGTTTAATCGATGCCCATCATCGGGCATTATTTGAAGTAATAAAACTGATGGAAGAACGTTATGCCTATACCAGAGTTACAGAGGGTGACTCACGCCATAGAGTCAACACTGGTAACTTGGTGGTAGCGCAGTTTGACCACATCGAAAGTCGGGACTTAGACCCACATCTGCACACACACTGTTTGCTAATGAATATGACGCAAACACCTGATGGTAGGTGGTTAAGTTTGGGGAACAACGAGATATTCGCCAATAAGAAATTCTTGGGAATGGCGTATCAAAGTTATCTGGCGCGTGAGGTGCAGAAACTAGGGTATGAAATAGAACCCCTTAAACATGGGCAATTTGATATCAAAGGGTTTAAGGAACAGGATTTAGAAACATTTTCTAAGCGACGACAACAAATCATCGCTTCATCGGGCCCTAATTCGACTTGGGCAGAACGTGAAAAAATCTGGGATGATACCCGCCAGCGCAAACAAAAACTACCAGAATCAGAATTAGTTGCATTCTGGAAGTCAGAAGCTGCGGCGTTAGGGATTAGGTTTGTTAAGGCAGGTGAACCAAGGCAGGATATACCAGCCCATGATTTGAGTTTGGCAGAGGTTTTGGATAATGCGATCGCACATCTCAGTGAGAGAAATGTCGCCTTTAGACAAGAGGATTTAGAAAAATTCATCCTAGAAGAACGTTTAGCTACAGATGTAGCAGCGATCGCAGCCCTGATTAAAGAGCATGAGGAGTTAATCGCTTTACCAGGATTGACTGACCAATTTACGACGATGACAGCAGTGCGGCGGGAGTTGGCGACGATTGAGTTGATGCAGCAGGGTCAATGTAAATTTGGCTCCATTTCCCACCTGGAAGTAGTCGAAAGCCACTTAGAGAACACCTTACTGAATGCCGGACAGCGCCAAGCAGTAGAATTAGCTGCAACAACATCTGACCAGTTCATTGCATGGCAGGGGGTAGCTGGTGCTGGCAAGACTTTTGCTCTTAAAGAACTCAAAGCGATCGCTTTCAACTCCGGCTACACTATTATTGGCTTCGCCCCCAGTTCCTCTGCTGCTAAGGTTTTGAGCGAAGAGTTAGAAATTCAGTCTGAAACTGTTGCTAGGCTTTTGGTTTCGGAACCACAGAAAATTGAACCAAATCAAATCTGGATTGTGGACGAAGCGGGTTTACTCAGTGCTAAAGATGCTCAAGCACTCCTACAACGAGCAACCTTACTTCAAGCTAGGGTGATTTTAGTAGGTGACACTCGGCAGTTGTCAGCAGTATCAGCAGGTAATCCCTTCAAATCCTTGCAACAGGCAGGAATTAAAACCGCACACCTCAATGAATCGTTGCGCCAAAAAGACCCTCAACTGAAGCTGGCAGTAGATTTAATCGCTGAAGGTAGGATTGAAGCGGGTTTTGAACATTTGTTAGCAAACGGTTCTATCAAGACTGTTTCTTCAGAATCCAAAATAGAGCAGATCGCTAGTGATTATATAGTAGGAACACCAGAGCAGCGCCTCAAAACTCTTGTGTTAGCTGGAACAAATACAGAAAGACTTGCCCTTACCCAAGCGATTCGCTCTCAGTTAAAAGATGAGGGAACTTTAGGAGAAACTGCAACCATTACCCAATTACAAACCAAAAATCTGACAAAAGTACAGATGCGGTTTGCCCATAACTTTGAAATTGGTGATGTGGTCATGCCCACACGGGATTACAAACGCCGGGGGCTGGATAAAGGCAAATTATATAAAGTGGTGGGTCAAAATACTGACAAGTTAACCCTAATTGGTGATAATGGTCAGGTAATGGATGTAGACACGGCTTTTGAGAAAGCGGTTTACCAGAGTCACCAGATTGAAATTGCCGTGGGCGATCGCCTGCAATGGAAGAAAAACGACAGGCAATTGGGACGACGCAACGGGCAGGAATTTACTGTAACAGGGATCGACCTGAACATAGTCCACATTAAATATGCTGATGAGCGTACTGAATGCATTAGTTTGGCACAGGCGCAAAACTTAGACTATGCCCTTGTGAGTACAACATATAGTAGCCAGGGGAAAACTGCGGATCTAGTGTTAATTTCGGCAGATTTCACTATTGGACAGGAAAGTTTTTATGTTGCTGCCAGCCGTGCAAGGCATGAATTAAAGATTTACACCGAAGATCCAACACGATTGGTAGAGTTAGCGCAACAGTCCAAAGCCAAAGATAATGCTTTGGAATTGCTACGAAAACAGGTTCATAATTCAACTCTTCGCCAGCGCCAACTTTCGCAACAGCAAGCGATAACTATAAATATAAGTGATGAGCTAGTAGCACCTGTACTGAAGTCTGACCCAGTACTGAAAACTCAAACAGTGGTTAACACACAAGTACTGAAAACTCCTAAATCAGGAGAAGAGCCAGAAACAAAGCCAATTTGTCAAAAAGAAGTGACGACAGAAATACCTGTAGTCAAGCTAAAAGAGATAGAATTACCACCAACCGTTACAAAACCTCATATCGACAACATTTACAATCTCACATGGATATTTATCTGCTAAAGCTGCTATCTGAGGTGGAAGTTTTGCAATTTCTCGTCTGTCATAATCATTAAGTGAGTAAAAATCGCGTGACGACATGGTATTTATCCTGAATATTTGTGATGACTATTAAGGGCAGGAAATTTCACTTTAAATCAGACTTGCATATGATGATAACTACTCTTGGTTTTCTATTAAAGGTAACAATTTTATCGCGGAGGCTCGGCAAATTTTCATTTCTTCATCTGCTGGAGTTAAGAGAGTAGACTTTTTAGATAAGAACTTTTGAAACTCGTACCAAGCTTTCACACTGTCAGCTTCAGATTGGATTTCATGCTTAGGAATCTTAATTGATTGCAAGATTGGCAAACTTATTTGACCACGAGAACGAAAACCTGGACTAATAATTACTGCTTTTCCCTCTGGTAAGGTGTTAAATTGATTGACATCAAATAACTTGCGAGTACTGTTTTGGTCAGAATTAGAAATACTTGCACCACCCTTGCCTCCTGATGAGCGAGAACGTTGCTTGTATTTAATTTCCTCTTCACCTAAAAACTTACTAAATCGTTCGGCGGCGACATCATCTTGGGGGTTAAAGAATGCTTTGGTAGCACAACCACCAAATATTGCATTAGTTGTGTTTTCACCATAGGATTCAATCAGCATTGATAAGTTTTGCAAGCCCAGCAGAGAGATTAAGCCGTCCTCGCGGTTCTGGTTGAGCCAATCAACGAGCGCGGGTAAATAAAGGGTGGGCAACTCATCAACCGCTAATACTAGAGGTGAGGTGCGCTTGGTGGCGACGTTGCGGCTAATCAGAAGATGGAGGATTGAGACTAGCAAGGGTGCAATTACATCACGCTTCTCTTTGTTCATCCCGAAAATCACCATCTGCCGCCCCTTCAAATCCAGTGGAATGTTAGTCTGACCACAGAAGGCAGCCAAGGCCGAGGGAACCATGAATCGGCTGAACAATCCGCTAGCTGTGCCCACAATACTAGCCGCTGTTTCTGGCGACCCTGCAACAGATACAAACTGTGCGAAAGCCTCTCTAACCATGAAGTTTAGTTCGGCGGCTTGCTCAATGCGCTTAACTAACTTTGGCAACCCCAGAATTGCTTGGCACATCATAATATCTGGGTACTCTGTTCCTTTCGCTAGCATAAAAACGGCTTGCACTAGCTGATCCCCAGCATTAGTAAAAAAGCTGTTTCCAGAATCTTTATCACCCAATTGAAAGTTGCGATTGAGTGTAATCGCAAGCTGCCGCGCCATTTCGGAATCTTCATTGCTACGAAGAAAGTCGATAGGGTTAGCAACAGCTGATTCTGCAAAGCCTGGGGCCAAAATAGTAACTTGATAGCCACGGTCAAGAGCATATCCAGCCAGAATCGGGGCTTGCCCTTTAGATGCAGAATAAGCAGATTCTTGCTGTGCATATTTAAAATCGTACAATACTAATGGAAATCCTTGATCTATAGCTGAACGAATCAAAGGATTGGTTGAGTCGATGGGGGATATTATTCCCCGCACCTCTCAGTTAGATCCGTGCGTACCCATTTCTGTGTACACGGCTCCCGATGTTCTCAGCTTGCGCTTTTGCTCATGTGCTTATAATCATGACAACTTTCGTGGATTGCCTCTAGATTGTTCTTTTTCCAGTTGGCGTGATTTCCGTCGATGTGGTGCAAGTTAATGCGCTCATCATCAATGAATTTTAAGCCGCAGGAAGCACATCTATGGTTTTGCTTTTTAAGA carries:
- the mobF gene encoding MobF family relaxase translates to MLTAANVSSEMAVNYFVKNYYHQGKSLWSGQGAEKLGLSGAIDDEEAFKNIIEGRSPDGKEQLNARAVKPKTKRAALDCTFSAPKSVSLMALVGGDTRLIDAHHRALFEVIKLMEERYAYTRVTEGDSRHRVNTGNLVVAQFDHIESRDLDPHLHTHCLLMNMTQTPDGRWLSLGNNEIFANKKFLGMAYQSYLAREVQKLGYEIEPLKHGQFDIKGFKEQDLETFSKRRQQIIASSGPNSTWAEREKIWDDTRQRKQKLPESELVAFWKSEAAALGIRFVKAGEPRQDIPAHDLSLAEVLDNAIAHLSERNVAFRQEDLEKFILEERLATDVAAIAALIKEHEELIALPGLTDQFTTMTAVRRELATIELMQQGQCKFGSISHLEVVESHLENTLLNAGQRQAVELAATTSDQFIAWQGVAGAGKTFALKELKAIAFNSGYTIIGFAPSSSAAKVLSEELEIQSETVARLLVSEPQKIEPNQIWIVDEAGLLSAKDAQALLQRATLLQARVILVGDTRQLSAVSAGNPFKSLQQAGIKTAHLNESLRQKDPQLKLAVDLIAEGRIEAGFEHLLANGSIKTVSSESKIEQIASDYIVGTPEQRLKTLVLAGTNTERLALTQAIRSQLKDEGTLGETATITQLQTKNLTKVQMRFAHNFEIGDVVMPTRDYKRRGLDKGKLYKVVGQNTDKLTLIGDNGQVMDVDTAFEKAVYQSHQIEIAVGDRLQWKKNDRQLGRRNGQEFTVTGIDLNIVHIKYADERTECISLAQAQNLDYALVSTTYSSQGKTADLVLISADFTIGQESFYVAASRARHELKIYTEDPTRLVELAQQSKAKDNALELLRKQVHNSTLRQRQLSQQQAITINISDELVAPVLKSDPVLKTQTVVNTQVLKTPKSGEEPETKPICQKEVTTEIPVVKLKEIELPPTVTKPHIDNIYNLTWIFIC
- a CDS encoding type IV secretory system conjugative DNA transfer family protein; protein product: MRGIISPIDSTNPLIRSAIDQGFPLVLYDFKYAQQESAYSASKGQAPILAGYALDRGYQVTILAPGFAESAVANPIDFLRSNEDSEMARQLAITLNRNFQLGDKDSGNSFFTNAGDQLVQAVFMLAKGTEYPDIMMCQAILGLPKLVKRIEQAAELNFMVREAFAQFVSVAGSPETAASIVGTASGLFSRFMVPSALAAFCGQTNIPLDLKGRQMVIFGMNKEKRDVIAPLLVSILHLLISRNVATKRTSPLVLAVDELPTLYLPALVDWLNQNREDGLISLLGLQNLSMLIESYGENTTNAIFGGCATKAFFNPQDDVAAERFSKFLGEEEIKYKQRSRSSGGKGGASISNSDQNSTRKLFDVNQFNTLPEGKAVIISPGFRSRGQISLPILQSIKIPKHEIQSEADSVKAWYEFQKFLSKKSTLLTPADEEMKICRASAIKLLPLIENQE